From a single Nissabacter sp. SGAir0207 genomic region:
- a CDS encoding phage tail protein, whose product MTAKYYALLTNLGAAKLANAAALGTKLQITQMAVGDGGGTLPTPNATQAALKGEKRRAALNTLSIDTANSSQIIAEQVIPESEGGFWIREIGLFDASGALIAVANCPETYKPQLQEGSGRTQTVRMILIVNSTEAVTLKVDPSVVLATRKYVDDAVITVNAHTDDAMAKHLAAKDPHTQYLKAASQLSEIKAQGSAAMAKALNNIGAMPFYATALNVDLNTLGPDSAGVYYKEIDSLATPELHYPEKMSGTLLVIPSGYGVQQEYTTRIGNKYVRGLSGTWNGSGPWRAWTSIYSSGNPPSAAEVGALPVIATSIGNTSIDAYGLDHLGIYQQSLAANVTTANGFPAAATAGGTLEVILGPYVGGVLQRYTEKHTGRTWVRTLTGNWNGTNGPWSAWVAMYSENNPPKASDVGALPLTGGDITGALGVGQNLNVSGDISVTGRLVANNRVVSANYVYAGGGTSYLAGDGNIYGDKWGGWLTGYLLRTYITSVRFGAATWTDNLGNNAYSFEGGVAITGIQATANYATNLKVAYRTIQVFINNTWYSINSL is encoded by the coding sequence ATGACGGCTAAATATTACGCCTTGCTCACCAACCTGGGCGCGGCCAAGCTGGCGAACGCCGCCGCCCTCGGCACCAAGTTGCAAATCACCCAGATGGCCGTGGGTGACGGCGGTGGCACGCTGCCGACCCCGAACGCCACACAAGCGGCGCTAAAGGGGGAAAAGCGCCGGGCGGCGTTAAATACGCTGAGTATTGACACGGCCAACAGCAGCCAGATTATCGCTGAGCAGGTTATTCCTGAAAGCGAGGGCGGTTTTTGGATCAGGGAGATTGGCCTGTTTGATGCCAGCGGGGCGCTGATTGCCGTGGCAAACTGCCCGGAAACCTATAAGCCCCAGCTCCAGGAGGGGAGCGGGCGCACGCAAACCGTGCGCATGATTTTAATCGTTAACAGCACCGAGGCGGTGACGCTGAAGGTAGACCCGTCCGTGGTACTGGCAACGCGCAAATATGTCGATGATGCGGTGATTACCGTGAACGCCCACACCGACGATGCGATGGCCAAGCACCTGGCGGCTAAAGATCCGCATACGCAATATCTGAAGGCGGCCAGTCAGTTGAGTGAGATCAAGGCGCAGGGTAGCGCTGCGATGGCAAAGGCCCTGAACAATATTGGCGCCATGCCGTTTTATGCCACGGCCTTGAATGTTGACCTCAATACGCTCGGGCCGGACAGTGCCGGGGTGTATTACAAAGAAATCGACAGCTTAGCCACGCCTGAACTGCACTACCCCGAAAAGATGTCTGGCACCCTGTTAGTTATCCCATCCGGGTATGGGGTGCAGCAGGAGTACACGACGCGCATCGGCAATAAATACGTGCGTGGCTTGAGCGGCACCTGGAACGGTAGCGGGCCGTGGCGCGCGTGGACGTCCATCTATTCCTCCGGCAACCCGCCAAGCGCCGCTGAGGTAGGGGCGTTGCCAGTGATCGCAACCAGCATCGGCAATACCAGTATTGATGCCTACGGGCTGGATCACCTCGGCATTTATCAGCAGTCCCTGGCGGCCAACGTCACCACGGCCAACGGTTTTCCTGCTGCGGCGACGGCGGGCGGCACGCTGGAGGTTATCCTTGGCCCCTATGTCGGCGGCGTGCTTCAGCGTTACACCGAAAAGCACACCGGGCGCACGTGGGTGCGTACGCTGACCGGCAACTGGAACGGCACGAACGGGCCGTGGTCGGCCTGGGTGGCGATGTATTCTGAAAACAATCCGCCAAAGGCGTCTGATGTGGGGGCATTGCCATTAACGGGCGGTGATATCACTGGCGCGCTGGGCGTAGGTCAAAATCTCAACGTGAGCGGGGATATTTCTGTCACGGGCAGGCTCGTAGCAAATAATCGCGTGGTGTCGGCAAATTACGTTTATGCAGGCGGCGGCACCAGTTATCTGGCTGGAGATGGGAATATTTATGGAGATAAATGGGGTGGTTGGTTAACGGGCTATTTATTAAGAACTTATATCACCTCTGTGCGTTTTGGTGCGGCTACCTGGACAGATAACCTTGGTAATAATGCGTATAGCTTTGAGGGCGGCGTAGCGATAACCGGCATTCAGGCAACAGCAAACTATGCCACCAACCTGAAAGTGGCGTATCGGACTATTCAGGTTTTCATTAACAACACCTGGTATTCTATCAACAGCCTGTAG
- a CDS encoding tail fiber assembly protein, which yields MKLISLIKYTPDNPLNIPGLDINYLRDENGHDWYEAQKDFAVDTLKIAYTSDGIIRQCSTDISALWPENMSVDEIAMPEAPEASLNDGSWSFDGVNLTQTPTDYVAQSTAKKAELIADATLNIDLLQDAVDLEMATDEEAALLVSWKKYRVLLSRVDTGTAPDITWPPLPE from the coding sequence ATGAAACTCATTTCACTTATTAAATACACCCCTGACAATCCGCTTAATATTCCAGGGCTAGACATTAATTATCTGCGCGATGAAAACGGTCACGACTGGTACGAGGCGCAAAAGGATTTTGCTGTTGATACCCTGAAAATTGCCTATACCTCGGATGGCATTATTCGCCAGTGCAGCACAGATATTTCTGCGCTCTGGCCGGAGAATATGTCTGTTGATGAGATAGCAATGCCGGAGGCCCCTGAAGCCTCACTGAACGATGGCAGTTGGTCATTTGATGGCGTCAACCTCACGCAGACGCCGACCGATTACGTGGCGCAGTCCACTGCCAAGAAGGCCGAGCTTATCGCGGATGCCACCTTGAACATTGACCTATTGCAAGATGCGGTCGACCTGGAGATGGCAACCGATGAAGAAGCAGCGCTCCTGGTCAGCTGGAAAAAATACCGGGTACTGCTGAGCCGGGTCGATACCGGCACCGCACCGGATATTACCTGGCCGCCTCTCCCTGAATAA
- a CDS encoding YegP family protein yields the protein MNNFQIPYYYIYLGEDGGWHWRLMATNGDLIAISPEGYQTLPICEAKIRIMSKDASLAVSIGDKSYISKTAKSDNQE from the coding sequence ATGAATAATTTCCAAATACCTTATTATTACATTTACTTAGGTGAAGATGGTGGTTGGCATTGGCGGCTTATGGCAACAAACGGTGATCTAATTGCCATTAGTCCAGAAGGCTATCAAACCTTGCCTATCTGTGAAGCGAAAATACGAATAATGTCAAAAGATGCCTCTTTAGCTGTTTCTATCGGCGATAAAAGCTACATTTCAAAAACAGCCAAGTCAGATAATCAAGAGTAA
- a CDS encoding phage tail sheath protein, with the protein MADYHHGVRVVEINDGTRTISTVSTAIVGMVCTAEDADATAFPLNTPVLLTNVQAAIAKAGTTGTLAAALQAIADQAKPVTVVVRVAEGATQAETTSNIIGGTDENGQYTGMKALLSAPTQLDVKPRILGVPGLDSLEVATALASICQQLRAFGYVSAYGCKTLRDAMTYRENFSQRELMVIWPDFIAWDTTANAARTAYATARALGLRAKIDTETGWHKTLSNVGVNGVTGISAGVFWDLQQTGTDADLLNQAGVTTLIRKDGFRFWGNRTCSDDPLFAFENYTRTAQVLADTMAEAHMWAADKPLTPTLVKDIIGGINAKFRELVSAGYLLGASCWYDDSANDKDTLKAGKLLIDYEYTPVPPLEDLTLRQRITDSYLADFAAAVNS; encoded by the coding sequence ATGGCCGATTATCATCATGGTGTCCGCGTCGTCGAAATCAACGACGGCACGCGCACCATTTCCACCGTTTCCACTGCCATTGTTGGCATGGTCTGCACCGCTGAGGATGCGGACGCCACGGCGTTTCCGCTCAACACGCCGGTACTGCTGACCAACGTACAGGCCGCTATCGCCAAGGCCGGCACGACCGGCACCCTGGCCGCCGCCCTGCAAGCCATTGCCGACCAGGCCAAGCCCGTCACCGTGGTGGTGCGCGTGGCCGAAGGCGCGACCCAGGCAGAAACCACCTCTAACATCATCGGCGGCACCGATGAAAACGGCCAATACACTGGCATGAAAGCGCTGTTGAGCGCGCCGACCCAGCTCGATGTGAAGCCGCGCATTCTGGGCGTGCCGGGCCTCGACTCGCTGGAGGTGGCGACCGCGCTCGCCAGTATCTGCCAGCAACTGCGGGCCTTTGGCTATGTGTCCGCCTACGGGTGCAAGACCCTGAGAGACGCCATGACCTACCGCGAGAACTTCAGCCAGCGCGAGCTGATGGTGATTTGGCCGGACTTTATCGCCTGGGACACCACCGCCAACGCCGCCCGCACCGCCTACGCCACGGCCCGCGCCCTGGGGCTGCGTGCCAAAATCGACACTGAAACCGGCTGGCATAAAACCCTCTCTAACGTGGGCGTCAATGGCGTGACCGGCATCTCGGCAGGCGTCTTCTGGGATTTGCAGCAGACCGGCACCGATGCTGACCTGCTCAACCAGGCCGGCGTCACTACGCTTATCCGCAAAGACGGCTTTCGCTTCTGGGGCAACCGCACCTGTAGCGATGATCCGCTGTTTGCCTTTGAGAACTACACCCGCACCGCACAGGTACTGGCCGACACGATGGCCGAGGCGCACATGTGGGCGGCAGATAAGCCGCTGACCCCGACCCTGGTCAAAGACATCATTGGTGGCATCAATGCCAAATTCCGCGAGCTGGTCAGCGCTGGCTATCTGCTGGGCGCAAGCTGCTGGTATGACGACAGCGCCAACGATAAAGACACCCTGAAGGCGGGCAAGCTGCTGATTGATTACGAGTACACGCCTGTACCGCCGCTGGAAGATTTGACGCTGCGCCAGCGCATCACCGACTCCTACCTGGCGGATTTTGCCGCTGCGGTTAACAGCTAA
- a CDS encoding phage major tail tube protein, translating into MALPKKLKYLNLFNDANSYQGIVSSVTLPKLSRKLDTYRGGGMNGAAHIDNGLEDDALDMEWSIGGLDERVLGQWGGGTVPLRFVGSYQRDDTGEVIAVEVEVRGKHQAFDFGEAKQGEDTETKITTKCTYYKLTWNGKDLIEVDTVNMIEKVNGTDLLEQHRKNIGLI; encoded by the coding sequence ATGGCACTGCCGAAAAAACTGAAGTACCTGAACTTGTTCAACGATGCCAACAGCTACCAGGGCATTGTCTCCTCGGTGACGTTGCCGAAGCTCTCGCGCAAGCTCGACACCTATCGAGGCGGCGGCATGAACGGGGCCGCCCATATCGACAATGGGCTGGAAGATGATGCGCTAGATATGGAGTGGAGCATTGGCGGCCTGGATGAGCGTGTGCTGGGCCAGTGGGGCGGCGGCACCGTGCCGCTGCGCTTTGTTGGCTCTTACCAGCGTGACGACACCGGCGAAGTGATCGCGGTAGAGGTGGAGGTGCGCGGTAAACATCAGGCGTTTGATTTTGGCGAGGCCAAGCAGGGCGAGGACACCGAAACCAAAATTACCACCAAGTGCACCTACTACAAACTGACCTGGAATGGCAAAGACCTGATTGAAGTCGATACCGTCAACATGATTGAGAAGGTCAACGGCACCGACCTGCTTGAGCAGCACCGCAAAAATATCGGGCTGATTTAA
- a CDS encoding phage tail assembly protein yields the protein MENQNLIILETPIQRGELTISQIELMKPNAGTLRGVRLYDLVQSDVDALLTILPRITTPNLTKAECLMLDPVDLVEVGGKVISFLTPKSVM from the coding sequence ATGGAAAACCAAAACCTCATTATCCTGGAAACCCCTATTCAGCGCGGTGAACTGACAATTAGCCAGATTGAGCTGATGAAACCCAATGCCGGCACGCTGCGCGGCGTGCGTCTGTATGACCTGGTGCAATCGGATGTCGATGCGCTGCTTACGATTTTACCGCGCATCACCACCCCTAACCTGACTAAGGCTGAGTGCCTGATGTTAGATCCGGTTGACCTGGTGGAGGTAGGCGGCAAGGTGATTAGTTTTTTGACGCCGAAGTCGGTGATGTGA
- a CDS encoding GpE family phage tail protein, whose product MADIAMIFHWPLSDLTNLPLAELLDWRHKAMIRSGATPDE is encoded by the coding sequence ATGGCCGACATCGCCATGATTTTTCACTGGCCCCTCTCTGACCTCACCAACCTGCCGCTGGCCGAGCTTCTCGACTGGCGGCACAAAGCCATGATCCGCAGCGGAGCAACACCGGATGAGTAA
- a CDS encoding phage tail tape measure protein — protein MSNSLKLQVLLKAVDQASRPFRAIQNATHTLSGEIRDAQANIRALDAQAAKIDGFRKTSAQLAVTQRALASAKERAAALAVQFRNTARPTAQQAKALEKARQAAAELQTKTNSLRLSVQQQRDALKAAGISTRNLNSAQQRLRSESAQATLALNQQRQSLQRLDQQQARLNQTQARYRRGQELTGSVRNAGAAGVGTATVGAVAGMTLLKPGYDFAQANSTLQAVLGLDKHSAEFQSLRTQARSIGDNTAASANDAANAQIIIAKSGGTVDDIRAATPVTLNMSLANNRTMEESAKLLMSTKSAFGLANSEVAHLGDVISATMNKTAADFDGLNDALTYIAPVAKNAGVSVEQTTAMIGALAQEGTTGSMAGTAVRAMLLRVQAPTGEAGKAIKELGVKTADSKGNMRSFFSVLKEMKTAFEKNHLGTAQQAEYLKTIFGEEAAAAAVTLMKGAANGQLDSLTRTFQQSDGSTARLVSVQQDNLGGDLKEGQSAAEAVGTDLYDQLDESLRKLTQDTTKYILKVDHWIQNNKALAGGIAKIAIAGTTLLAMLGAVGLMVWPVMAGINGLIAAAGMLSAGFSLAGGAIATALGAVSLPIVAVGAAIVGVGLLIRKYWEPLQAFITGVAEGFTAAMGPVSEAFAPLKPLFTWLTEKLSGIWDWFSKLIEPVKSTQKELAAAGNMGRQFGTLLANGLQAPMKILGKLREGIDWVLEKLNIIHKDSSDPEDKEPAADDDPGAKPDGRPLALGRAGYKPVVMAYQGGPAPQNTYQSSYVLNMHPGMTKDDALALMAQQREREQRQANARQRSQMGWE, from the coding sequence ATGAGTAACAGCCTGAAATTGCAGGTTCTGCTAAAAGCCGTTGACCAAGCCAGCCGACCTTTTAGGGCTATCCAGAACGCCACGCACACCCTGTCCGGGGAGATCCGCGACGCGCAGGCCAACATCCGGGCGCTGGATGCACAGGCGGCAAAAATTGACGGCTTTCGCAAAACCAGCGCGCAACTGGCGGTCACGCAGCGCGCCCTGGCCTCTGCCAAGGAGCGGGCCGCCGCGCTGGCCGTGCAGTTTCGCAACACCGCGCGCCCCACGGCGCAACAGGCCAAGGCCCTGGAGAAGGCCCGCCAGGCGGCGGCGGAGTTGCAGACCAAAACCAACAGCCTGCGCCTGTCTGTGCAGCAGCAACGTGATGCGCTCAAGGCTGCCGGTATCTCAACGCGCAACCTGAACAGCGCCCAGCAACGCCTGCGCAGCGAATCGGCGCAGGCCACCCTGGCACTCAACCAACAACGCCAATCCCTGCAACGCCTTGACCAGCAACAGGCGCGGCTCAACCAAACCCAGGCGCGCTATCGTCGGGGCCAGGAGTTGACCGGCAGCGTGCGCAATGCCGGGGCGGCCGGTGTGGGAACGGCGACCGTAGGCGCAGTGGCCGGCATGACCCTGTTAAAGCCGGGCTATGACTTTGCACAGGCTAACTCCACGCTTCAGGCCGTGTTGGGGCTGGATAAGCACTCCGCCGAGTTTCAATCCTTGCGCACCCAGGCGCGCAGCATTGGTGACAACACGGCGGCCTCGGCCAACGATGCGGCCAACGCGCAAATCATCATTGCTAAATCCGGCGGTACGGTCGACGACATCCGGGCGGCGACGCCGGTCACGCTAAATATGTCCCTGGCGAACAATCGCACGATGGAAGAGAGCGCCAAGCTGCTGATGAGCACCAAAAGCGCCTTTGGCCTGGCAAACAGCGAAGTGGCGCACTTGGGGGATGTGATTTCCGCCACGATGAATAAAACGGCGGCGGATTTTGACGGGCTGAACGACGCGCTGACCTATATCGCCCCGGTGGCAAAAAACGCCGGCGTCAGCGTAGAGCAGACTACGGCCATGATTGGCGCACTGGCGCAGGAGGGCACCACCGGCAGTATGGCCGGCACTGCCGTGCGGGCGATGTTGCTGCGCGTGCAGGCACCCACCGGAGAAGCCGGGAAGGCGATAAAAGAGCTGGGCGTAAAGACCGCCGACAGCAAGGGCAATATGCGGTCCTTCTTCTCGGTCTTAAAAGAGATGAAAACCGCCTTTGAGAAAAACCACCTCGGCACCGCGCAGCAGGCGGAATACCTGAAAACCATTTTCGGGGAGGAGGCCGCCGCCGCCGCTGTCACCCTGATGAAGGGGGCCGCCAACGGCCAACTGGATTCGCTGACGCGCACGTTCCAGCAGTCAGACGGCAGTACCGCTAGGCTGGTAAGTGTCCAGCAGGACAACCTGGGCGGCGACCTGAAGGAAGGGCAATCCGCCGCCGAGGCCGTAGGCACTGACCTGTATGACCAGCTCGATGAGAGCCTGCGTAAGCTCACCCAGGACACCACGAAATATATTCTGAAAGTCGACCATTGGATACAGAACAACAAGGCGCTGGCCGGCGGGATCGCCAAGATAGCGATCGCCGGCACGACTTTACTCGCCATGCTGGGCGCGGTGGGCCTGATGGTCTGGCCGGTCATGGCCGGCATCAATGGGTTAATCGCCGCGGCGGGAATGCTAAGTGCGGGCTTTTCGCTTGCCGGCGGAGCCATCGCCACGGCGTTAGGGGCTGTCTCCTTGCCCATCGTGGCCGTGGGGGCGGCGATTGTCGGCGTGGGGCTGCTTATCCGCAAATACTGGGAGCCGCTCCAGGCATTTATCACGGGAGTGGCCGAAGGATTCACCGCCGCGATGGGGCCAGTGAGTGAAGCCTTTGCCCCGCTTAAGCCGCTGTTTACCTGGCTTACAGAGAAGCTGAGCGGGATATGGGACTGGTTTAGCAAGCTGATTGAGCCGGTGAAGTCCACGCAGAAAGAGCTGGCCGCCGCCGGCAACATGGGCCGACAATTCGGTACATTGCTGGCAAACGGCCTGCAAGCCCCCATGAAGATTCTAGGCAAGCTGCGCGAGGGCATCGATTGGGTATTAGAAAAGCTCAACATTATCCATAAGGACTCCAGCGATCCAGAGGATAAAGAGCCGGCGGCAGATGATGACCCCGGTGCTAAGCCAGATGGCAGGCCGCTCGCTCTGGGCAGGGCGGGCTATAAGCCTGTGGTCATGGCTTACCAGGGCGGGCCGGCACCACAAAACACCTACCAAAGCAGTTACGTGCTGAACATGCACCCCGGCATGACCAAAGATGATGCGCTGGCACTGATGGCCCAGCAGCGTGAGCGCGAGCAGCGCCAGGCCAACGCCCGGCAACGTAGCCAGATGGG